Part of the Catalinimonas alkaloidigena genome is shown below.
GTCTCGGGTAGAAATTGAGATCGTAGAGGGATTCAACTCTCCGGAAGACAGACTCGTCATCGATAGTGATGATGAAGGCCTGAACCGAGAGACAGAAACCGCTCAAAAAATTGTTCTAACTGGACTAGATGACATCGAAACCTACGAAAGTGCTATTCAGAATTTCTTTTTTAGGCATCAGGTACTGGTTTTTAGGACAGCGGGGCTAAGAAGAATTAACCTCAGGGTTTTTGATGAGAATAATGTAGCCAGCAATACACTGTCTCGTTTTTTTGTTGTGCAGCCCATTTTTGGTGCACGGATAAACCTCCCGCCTTCGCTGGAAAATTTTTCCGTAGATACCAATGAGGATAGTAATTACACTTTCTCTGCCTCTGATTTTGTAGACAGTTTTGATGATCCTAACGGATCAAGTTTGGGTGGCATTATCATTAGTGCCTTACCAGAATACGGTACGCTCCTGCTAAATGGTACCGCTATCAACAACCAGGATATCATCAACCGCACCTTAATTTCTCCTGACCAAATCAGTAACCTTACCTACAGCCCTCCTGCCGGCTTTAACGGCAGCGACGCGTTTGGATGGAACGCTACTGATGGTAGCGACTTTGCTGCAAACCCAGCTAAAGTTATTGTCCGTGTAGAGCCAGTAAACCAGCAGCCTGAGCTTAGCTTACCCGCAAATGCCGATGTGGAAGAAGATACCGCAACCCCCATATCCGGAATTTCTCTTACCGACCCTGATCAGGATGAAATAAGAGTGAGGGTCTCTGTCAGCGATGGTGTTTTGTTTCTGACTCCCAAAGCGGTAGAGGATGAGCTTATAGATTTTATCTCCGGGACTAATAATGGAGAAGCTGATATTGTATTTAGCGGGCCGGCAGCGCTGGTTGCATTTGCTTTAAGCGGCTTAATTTATCAGCCGGATGAGGGGTTTTCCGGAGATGATCAGCTCGCTGTGGAAGTAGATGATAACAACGGAGGCACAGCCAGTGGAAATACGAACATCAATATTCTGATCATCAATGACGCGCCGGTACTCGCAAATATGGAGAATGAGCCCACTGCCTTTGAAGAAAACGAAGAGCCAGTAAGAGTAAGCAATACCTTGACTGTTACTGACGAAGAAAACAATCAGATAAGCTCCGCTACAGTCACCATTAGTGAAGACTATGCGGGAGCACAAGATGTATTAGCATTTACTGCTTCTAACGGGGTTACTGGTGATTATTCAGAAGGCACCCTTACCTTGAGCGGAAATGCTACCCCTGCCGTGTATCAGAACATTTTACGTACTGTAAGCTATGCTAATACCAGTGAGAATCCTTCCGATGTGCAGCGAACAATCACTTTTACAGTTACTGACAATGGCTCTCCCAGTGCTACCAGCCAGGCAGTAAGTCGCATTGTGGAAGTTATTCCCGTAAACGATGCCCCGGTACTGGACAACCTGGAAGAAGCTCCGATTAGTTACGATATTTTGGATAATAACCCGGTAGCGATCACTAACGCATTGACTGTAACTGATGTGGACAATGATAATATGAACGGTGCTACCATCGCATTTGAAGAAGGATATGAAGAGGACAGTGACCTGCTCGTTTTCAATGACCCAATTGGAAACATTACTGCAGAATGGGATGAAGATGATGGAGTCCTCACCCTGAGTGGAGGGGGTACCAAAGCACAGTATCAACAGGCCATTAGAAGTATAAGCTATCAGAAAAATGGTGACGACGACGATGAGGATGAAGATGAAAATAAACTTATTTCTATCACTGTATCAGATGGGAAGGACGAAAGTAATACGCTGAGCAGGGAGATCATTATTATTACCAATGACCCGCCTACCATCAATTCGTTTAGTAAAACAATTGATGAAGATGAAGCCCTCAGTTTTGGCGTGGAAGACTTTCCTTATGAAGATCCAGACAATGGCCCAAGCCAGGGACTACAAAGCATCGCGATTACTGCCTTACCAACAAACGGTATATTGGTTGTAGCTAATGATACCATCACCAATGAGGATGTTGAAAATGCTAATTCCGGTTTTGGAATCAGTGCCGACCAGATTAGCGCATTTCAATATATACCCACACCAAACTTTTCTGGAAGTGATAACTTTAGCTGGAACGCTTTTGATGGCGCCGAATACGCTGAAGAAACCGCAGAGGTGAACATTACTATCACCGCTCAACCGGATGCTCCTTTACCTACTGACTTTACGATTGCCAGTCAGGAAGATCAGCCTTATGCATTTACCGCCGAGCAATTTGCCAATGCAGCTACAGACCCTGATGGAGATGAATTGTCAGCGATTGTTATACGTACTGTTCCCGAAAACGGCACATTACTTCTGAATAATATCAGCCTGCCTGCTAATAGCGAGCTTAGCCTTCAGGAAATTAATAACCTCAGCTATCTGCCCAACGAAAATTTCAGTGGTCAGGATGCTTTTACCTGGGCTGCATCTGATGGCAGCTTGCTGAGTGAGCAAAGCGCCCAGGTGATCATTACTATCAGCCCGGTTAACGATGCACCGATCATCAACAGTTTTACCAAAGCAATAGATGAGGATGAGGCTTCCTACACTTTTGCGGCGAGTGACTTTACTGAAAACTATCTGGATATAGAGAATACGCCCCTCAATTTTATACAGATCACCTCCCTGCCCATCAACGGAAGTCTTTTACTTAATGGCTCTGCCATTGAGGCTGGCACACAAATCAATGCGGAAAATATCAGCAACCTTAGTTATCAGGCGGCAGACGAGCAGGAAGTCGGAATCATCAGCTTTGGATGGAACGCTTCTGATGGAAGTAGCCTGTCAGCCGAAGAGGCCAGGGTAACGATTATCATAGGAACCGGCGTCACAGATTTCAGTATCAGTACAAATGAAGACACGGAGTATAATTTTAACCTGTCACTATTTGCCAATAATTATGGCAACCCTGACGCGCCGCTACAAAACATCAGGATAGAAGCACTGCCCGAAAACGGAGCACTACTGCTCAACGGTGAAAATGTAAATGTAGATCAGGAAATCAGCGCTGATGTGATTAGCCAGCTTAGCTATCTTCCCGATGAAAACTATTTTGGAGAAGATAGCCTGGTGTGGAATGCCAATGGAGGGGATACCTATGCGCCGGTTCCCGCACAAGTATCGATTACCATAGAGGCCGTAAATGATCTCCCTGTCATTGAACCGCTTGCTGATCTCACCCTGCTGGCGGGCAAAAGCAGTGAAGCCATCACTATTATTATTAGTGACCTGGAGACCGAAGCGAGAAACCTCACTTTATCTGCTTCTTCAGGTGATAATACGATTATTCCGGGTGAACAAATTGTGATAGAAGGGGATGGAGAAAACCGTACGCTTACCCTAACAGCCTTGCCTGAAACCAGAGGAGAAGTAATGATTAGCCTGATCGTTTCTGATGGAGAAGCAGAGGTGCAGCGACAGTTTACGGTAAACGTTGTTCCTTACCTGATCAGCCTTGAGGTACAAGAAGTCCTTGACCTATGCCCTGATCAGGAAGAGACTATTGCACTGAATATAGAAGGTAGTGAAGGGCCTTTCACCTTGGAGACAGAATGTGATCAGGAAAGTTGCGAACTTGATTTTTCAGAGGGTAATATTACGCTTAGCCCTTCGGAGACAACTACTTATTATTTAACAGTAGTAGATGCCAATAATATTCGCAGTAATGTAGATACCCTGACTGTAAATGTGAATGAATGTACCAACCTTACATTGGATATTCCTTCCGCGTTTACGCCCGATGGTGATCAGGTCAATGACCTATGGGAAATTGAAAATATTCAGTACGCTACGAATGTAGTAGTGGAAGTGTTTAATCGTTACGGAGAGTCAGTCTTCCGTTCAGAAGGATACCAGCAGCCATGGGATGGTACCCAGGGAAGTACCCTACTTGCAGTTGGGACATATTATTATGTGATCAATGTAGACGGTGGTTTACAATCTTATAAAGGATCAGTTACCATACTCAGATAATTAAAAGAGGATGAAGAATTTATACATTAAAACCGGAATTTTAACGGCTATCCTGCTCTCCATTTCCCTTGGGACAATGGCTCAGCAGTCGTTCAGATTCAGTCAATACTTTCAAAACGCAATCACTTTTAACCCTGCTGTATCAGGCTCAGAAGAGTTTGTAGACCTGAAGATTGGTTATCGTCAGCAATGGTCTGGTCTGGACGACGCCCCTCAAACTTACTTTATCAGTGCTCATGCCCCTTTGGGAAAAAGGGAGAAAAGTTATGGGTTCCAGAACAACTCGCTTCGCATCAGCGACCCTGGCATGTACAATGAACTGGCCAATGCCAGAACCCTCCTGAGAAACCGTATTACCCACGGAGTCGGAGGCTACATTGTCAGTGATATGCAGGGAATTTTTCAGCAAACCAATGGTATCCTTACCTATGCTTTGCATTACAATGTAGGTAATACAGTATTGTCCTTCGGTGTAGGAGGTGGCTTAAATAGCCGTCGCCTTGACATGGAGGGCATTATGGTGGGTAACACTGAAATTCCCGATGAAACATATCAGGCTTATCTGGCACAGCAGGGACAGATTACCAACATTGACCTGAATGCCGGGATTTTTGTGCGCAATGAGAACTTTTACTTTGGGTACTCTGCCAAGAGGCTTTTTCAGAACGAGCTTTTTGCTACCATTGATGCTATAGAGGCTGCCGAAGAAATAGAGCATTATGGTATGCTTGGATTACGTTTTGATGTCAATAACACACTGATGATCACTCCCGGCGCGTTTATCAAGTATACTGCCAGTGGCTCGCTTTTATACGATGCCAATATCAGGTTCAAGTATAATGAACTTGTTTGGGTGGGAGCCTCTTATAGAAATACTGAAACTGTAATTGCTATGGCAGGCTTTAGCCTCAACAACCTGATCAACCTGGGCTATTCGTACGACCTGGGTATCGGTGAAATCAATGACTACCGATCCGGCGTACATGAAATTGGCCTGGGCTTTATGTTATTTAATAAGCAGGATACTTCACCCTACATGTGGTAATTAGAAACTATTAGACTATGAAAAAGTCATTCTCTAACCTATTACTTTTACTAATCGCATTGCTCAGCTCCACTGCTATACATGCGCAAAGGCTATACTTTGAAGCCTCAAAACCTCTTTCAGATACCCTGAATTCTAATGCTGAAGAAAGTCTCCCTATTTATTCGGAGCAGGATAGCACCCTCTTTTTTGTACGCTCACTTTATGCCCAGAATACAGGCGGCCTGCATTCCGGTCAGGACATTTGGTATACCAAAAAAGATACGGCCGGAAGATGGACAGAACCCAAAAATGATCTGGGTAAGTTGAATAATGAAGGGAACAACGCCATTGTTGGAATCAGTTCTTCCGGTCGTACGGTCTATCTGCTGAACGACTACGGCACAGAAAACTCTCAACAGGCAGGCCTGTCATTATCATTCAATAGAGAACAGGACTGGAGTACTCCCAATAAAATCTCTATTCCCGGGATTAGTAGCAAACAAGGTAATTTTTACAGCCTGTATATGCACCCTTCAGAAGAAGTCGTTTTGATTTCTGTGCAGCTAGAAAACTCCCTGGGCCAGGAAGATTTATATGTAAGTACTAAAGACCCTTTTACCAATGAGTGGTCTGAGCCTGTTCACCTTGGTCCTACGATCAACACCGGAGGCTTTGAAATTTCTCCTTACCTGACAGCGGATAAGCAAACGCTTTTCTTTTCCAGTAATGGTCATCCTGGTTACGGGAACGCGGATGTCTTCGTAGCCCATAGGACTGATACCAGCTGGACCAATTGGAGCAGTCCTGAAAATCTGGGTGACCAGATCAATTCCGCCGGTTTTGATGCTTATTTTACCGCTAAAGAAGATAATGAAGTATTCTTTGTAAGTAACCGCCGGGGCAGTTCAGCCGATATTTATACGTCAAGAATCATTACTGAAGAGGAACGTCAAAGAATGCTGGCTCAGCGGGTAGAGGGTGGTGGCAGAGGAGCCGGAATGCTCAACCAAAACAACTCAACTGAGATCGGAGGGCTAGACACTGAAACCCAGGCTCTGCTGGATGAAACCCGAGCCCTGTTGGATGAGTTTAACCGTATCAAAACTGGTGATGGTTCTAACAACAGTAACACCGCTACAAGCAGCGCTGGCTCTGAAAGTGGAAACAGCAGCCTTTTTGCTTCTCAGGAAATGCTTTTCCAGCTGAATTCCGCTGAAATTCAGAACAAGTTTCAAAACACACTGAATATTGTAATTGAGACGCTAAGACAAAACCCCAGCCTGAAGGCTGAGATTGTAGGCCACGCGGATGATACCGGGGGTAAGGATTATAACCTTAAGCTCTCAATAGACCGTGCCATTGAGGTAAAGCAATTTCTGGTAGAAAACGGAATCAGCGAACGGAGAATCATCACCTATGGCAAGGGTTCCACACAACCAGTTTCCGATAACCAAACCCCGGAAGCACGACAGAAAAACAGAAGGGTAGTCATTTCATTTATATAAGCGAGAGGGCCGGTGTTCACCGGCTTTTTGTTTTAGTAGCTTTCCGGCAAATGCCCGCTTCAGAATATAGAGAACCCTCTCTCTTAAGCTGCACGTCAATTACCCTTTCCTGCTCCTCCTGCGCATGCTCAGGTGTATTGATGCAGCCTAAGCCTGATACATGATAAAAAGACACTCCTTCTCTCTACCCAAGCTTTACTTCATTACTTTAGTTTGCTGCTGGCAAAGATTGATAGCTCAAACATAGGATGGCAGGGCAATAGCATGAATCCTGGCTGTCCCCTATCTCCTACCACCCCGCTCTACGGTAATCTGAAGGGTTAGCTTTTGACAAAAAAAGCTTTCAATTGAACGGTCCTGTGAAATAACTTAAAGTTAACATCAACTATTTTCAGCCTGGAACTGTTCTTGCTAACTTAAGACTTTGTTCCATTCAAATTTAATTATTCTGCATAACGATAAACATACAGGCGTAGGTTTTTTAGTCATTGGTGATTGGGGGAGAGAAGGCTCTGCTGAGCAATATGCTACGGCAAATGCATTGGCAAAACAGGCCTTTCACAGACAGACAGATTTTGTAATCTCTACCGGAGATAACTTTTATGAAAACGGGGTGGAAAGCACCCGGGATTCACTTTGGCAAAGTAGTTTTGAAAAGGTATATACTCAGCCTTCCTTACAGATACCCTGGTATAGCATACTGGGCAACCACGATTACAGAAGCAACACTTCGGCACAAATTTTATACTCCCAACAGAGCGCAAGGTGGTGTATGCCCTCACGCTATTATAGTAAGCTGATGAAAGTAAATGCATCCAGCGATGTGCATTTCATTTTCACAGATACGACTCCTTTGATTGGTGAATACTGGGAGACAGAAAACCATCCGGATGTGCTGATGCAAAAGCCTGAAGAGCAGTTGATCTGGCTTGAAAAAACGCTGGCTGAAAGTACTGCCCAATGGAAGATTGTGGTGGGTCACCATCCGGTATTCTCTTCCAGTCCTATGCATGGTGATACAGAGGAGTTGGTCACCCATTTTCTTCCGCTCTTTGAAGAGCATGGCGTAGATGCTTACCTTTGTGGTCATGAACATGATCTGCAACTACATAAGCCTGAGGGAAATACTATGTATCTCGTTTCTGGCGCGGGTTCAGAGGTAAGAGAAACTGATCGTAAGGATATGACTTTATTTAGTGCCTCTGACCAGGGTTTCGCTTACATCTATCTTGATCATGAACACATGGGCATCGCTTTTATCAACAGTCAGGGGGAGACTATTTTTGACACCAGCCACAGCCACGCAACAAATACGCTATCCAAAGCCCTGAAATAATCAAGCCAGCCGACAATCCGTAAATTGCCATTTCTTCCGTGACAGTTTGGACAAAAAAACTATCTTTGCTGCAAACTTAGCAGGCTATGTCATTGATGAATTATATGGTTTGGGCAGCAGACCCTGATCTCGCGACTTTATGGGGCTTAACAATTCGCTGGTACGGATTACTCTTTGCCAGTGGGTTCCTTATCTCGCAACAGATTCTTTTTAGAATATTTAAAGCAGAAGGTCATAAAGAATCAGATGTAGAGACGCTCACCGTATTTATGGTTATTGCTACCATTTTGGGCGCCCGTCTTGGTCATGTTTTTTTCTATGAACCTGCCCGTTATCTGTCTAACCCTATTGACATACTCAAAATCTGGGAAGGTGGGCTAGCCAGTCACGGAGCGGCCTTTGGTATATTGTTCGCACTTTATCTATACAGCAATTACGATATTCGTTTCAATTTCTTTTCAAAATCCAAAAGTACCTTCAAAAAGCAGCCTCGTCCTGGTCAGAGCTTCCTTTGGGTGGTAGACAGAATTGTGATTGTAGTAGCCATGACGGGTGCGCTGATCCGCTTCGGCAACTTCATGAACTCAGAAATTGAAGGTCTCCCCACGAGTAGTGATTACGGGGTAATCTTTGCCTGGAACGCCAAAGAAGCACTTTTGAGTAGTAGCCCGGCAGTAGAAGAGGTAGAGGTATCAGAAGATGAAGATAGAGTCATAGCTGAACCTGTAGGGGATGAATATCGTCCAATCACTTTTACCATCAGATTTAGAAATGCCGATTATCCTGAAGAGGAAATTCGTTCATACCTGGATAGCAGGGTAAAAAGCCTGTTTACCAATTACCAAAGCATTCGCCGGCATATCTACGAACCCGCCGGCACCACGCTTCATTATACGCTATCCCAAGACCGCGGTGCTTATGTGGCTGAGGTACATACCTATGGAATACCCCGTCACCCTGCACAGCTTTACGAGTCAGGGACTTCTTTTTTATTATTTTTATTTTCTGCTTTTCCTTTGGAGCTGGATGCGCGAAAAAACACCGGAAGGCCTGTTGCTTGGACTTTTCCTGGTGATACTGTTCGGGTTACGCTTTGTTCATGAGTACTTCAAGGAGAATCAGGTTGATTTTGAAGATGCGATTCCGCTAAATATGGGTCAGTGGCTGAGTATACCTCTGATACTTGCAGGTATCATTCTCTTGATAAGGGTATACAGTAAATCCAGAAAACAGGCACACTAATAGCTAGCAAGCTTTGAAGCCGGCACGTAGATTTTGAGCGTTTGCCCGCTACGGATGATATTGTCTTTCATAGCGTTCCAGTCTCTAATCTGGCGCAGGCTTACGCCATAGCGTTTGGAGATGCCATCCATGGTTTGTCCACGGACGACTTTGTGCTCAAGTAGTTTCAGTTTATCAGACGCAGGTACGACCTCTCTCAGTACCTGCGCAGAACTCCTGACTTCATCTTTCAGTGGGTAGCTGGCAGTAAGGCTTTGATTATTCTTTGCAAAGGTTGCCATCTTATGCATAGGTAAAACAAGTGGCCAGCCTGCTCGTGAAGAAGGTATTATATTTTTGATGAGTGCGGGATTCAGAAACTCAAGTTCATCCTCCTGCATCTCCAGGCTTTCGGCTAGCTCATCAAAATTGACCTCATGATATACCCTGACGGTGTCTACTGCCTGAAAAGGGAGTTCAGGAAATACCGGCCTGATATTATGTTCTTGGGGATAATGGTTCAAGTATACTAAAGCCATGAAGGCTGGCACATAACTACGGGTTTCTGCCGGAAGATACTCTCTGATCCTCCAAAAATCATGGCTGCCTCCTGCCCTGACAATCGCTTTGTTTACATTTCCAGGCCCACTGTTGTAGGCAGCCAACGCCATAGGCCAGCTTCCGTAAATACCATGCAGGCGGTCAAGATAGTTGAGCGCGGCTCGGGTAGAAGCATAGGGATCTCTTCTTTCATCCAGATAATCATTAATTTCCAGCCCCAGCCACTTACCGGTACGATAGCGAATCTGCCATAGACCAACAGCTTCCATATTAGAACGGGCGTCGGCATGCAGCGCAGACTCTACCATCGTTAAGTACTTCAACTCCTGAGGCAGGTCTTTTTCCATGAGCGCTTGCTCTATGAAAGGAAAATAGAGCATACTTTTGCCGATCATACGCTCGGTAAGCTCTTTTTTTCGGATACCATACAGGTCTATAAAGTTCTCAACCTGTTCATTGAATACCAGATTCACTTTTGAAGTCATGTTAGCAAACCTCTTCCTGTAGACAGAGTCGGGGTAACTTACCAGTTCATTTTCTTCAAAACCATATGGGTTCTGGTGCAACGTATCAATCTGCGCGTAAAAAAGGTTATTGGCAGCGCTATCCAGATAGCTTGCGGTAAGTATTGGAGTGGTATTATCTTCACTGTCTGCCTCAGCAAACATAGAAATAATCGTATCAAAAGTAGTGAGTTCTTCTTCCACCTCAGCATTTGCCTGAGGTTCATCTCTACGGAGACTATCTTTGCTGATATCTGCTGAAGAAATACTACGGTTAACTTCTGAGCAAGAATATAAAAAAATGAAAACCAAGCTCAGGCTTAAAAAATAATACGTGCTTTTATCTTCCATATCATATACATAAAGCTTTTATCTCTAAAAATGTTATGTATATCCTACAAGTATTCTTTTTTTCAGATATCCTAAGCCATAAAACAGAATTATCTACTGCGTTTCCAGATCATACCATTGAATATTTTGCAGGTTTTTACGTCTCCCCGTCTGCTCGGCTGCATAATGTTCTGCCAGATAATCCAGAATCTGATCTTCATTTTCACCCAGGTCCCAGAGTTTCTGGGTTTCCTGCATCCATACGATCATACTCTTCCAGCCTTCCCGGCTCGCCCTGTTTTGCGTGATCAGTTTAGCCGAATGGCAGCCGGTACAGTTGCCAATCACCAGGGGTAAAGCTTCATCCACTACCAGACCGGTAGCCTGGTCAATGCTATCTGCCTGACTAAGTTGAAGTGAGTCTGACGACATCTCTGCATTGCCGCTTTCCGGAGACTGACAAAAGCTGAAGACAGCAGATAAAACAAAAAAAATCAGTGCTGAATTAATATTAATTACTTTAAGCATAACTTCTCTTTTTACACCACCATAACCGCAATGCGGTGGCATGCATTGTTCAGATAACCTTTAGGATTCCAGCCGGGGACTAACATGGGCTGCATTTTTCCTTCGCTGTCCTTAGCTCTGGCCCATACCTCATAGTATCCTTTTTCGGGAAAATCAATTTCTGCCTGCCAGTGTTGCCATGCCAGCCGATTTTTAGGCGCTTGCAGCTTACAGGATTTCCAACTTGCACCAAAGTCTATAGAATAGTCAACCGCCTGTACAGAAAGATCACCTGCCCAGGCATGTCCACGGATAGCCAACGGCTGCCCCTCATCTATGCGTGCTCCGGTTTTGGGATAAGTAATCAGAGACTTAACCGGCATAGATTCTATGATGCACATTTCTTCTTCCGGCACTTTTGTACCGGGTGCTACTGGCTTACAAGGAACCCGGTAGGAATCACCTCCCATCTTAGGCCCATCATGTACCTGGTTGCGTATCACAATTCTGCTCAGCCACTTGCCTGAGGTGGAAGCGGGCCAGCCTCCAAATACCAGACGAAGGGGATAGCCGTTCATGAGGGGTAAATCTTTACCATTCAGTGCCCAGGCAATCAGCGACTCATCTTCCAGCGCTTTATGCATCGGTACGCCCCTAGAGATCACTACTTTTTCAGGATCATTACTAAGATGCGTATCCTGCCCATAGTAGCCAATGTAGACGGCATCGTCTTTGATTCCCACATCCTTCAACACATCTTTAAGCTTCACGCCTGTCCATTCAGGGCAGCCCACTGCACCCGTAGTCCACTGATTGCCTTTAGCAGGAGGGTTAAACTCATTACGGCCATTCCCCCCACACTCAATCGTCAGCTGATACGTGTAATTTTTAAATTTACTTTTTAAATCTTCTAGTGTATATACTTTCTTCTTTTGGGCTGACTCACCTTCTATGGTCAGTGTCCATTGGCTAAGGTCTATGTTCTTGGGTGGAATACCATTATTACGGACAAAAAGTGTTTCTGCAGCAGTGACAGGATCATCCAGCAGATGCGGTGGGGTTTCCACATTCCAGGGGCGATCATTTAATACCACCAGTTCGGGGTGTTTACCTTCCAGCGCAAAGGGTGCTGTATTTTCTGTCAAAGCAGCAGGAATAAGCCCTGCCGGCATATGATCGGCATATACGATTTTGGCTCCTAACACTGTGCTCATGGCTGCCAGTGCACTTTTTTTTAGAAATCCTCTCCTGCTTTTTGGGTCACACTCCCTCCCCCATAACAGTCGGTCAGCAGCGAGTGGGTCTTTACGGTATAGCGCATGTAAACCTATGCGCGCTTTTTTATTTTTCATATTTACATTCTTCTAAGCCCTTAATTTATCAATAAATGTTTTTTTTGCAGGAAAAGGCAGTAATTATCTTTAGCATATGACTTGATCAGCCATTGTAGTATGCTTTTTGATTTTGCATTGATATGTTAAAGAAAGTTTTTTTTATAAGCATTTTCCTGCTTGCGCTCATCTTACTTGCACGATTGCTGGCGCCTAGCTGGTACCGTTTTTTAGCAGTAGATCAGCCGGTGCAGAACGCTAAAGTTTTACTGGTGGAAGGGTGGGTATCAGATACTACGCTAAAAAATGCTGCACAAACTTTTTTAGAAGGTAAGTACTCAAAAATAATTGTAGCCAGCATTTTATTTTCTAACGAATACGGTATCAATTCTACCGGAAGTCTGGTATATAACATCAGGGAGCGGGCAAAGTATGACTCACTATTTATCAAGGCACACAGTAAAAAAGTGAGTGGAGAATATGCTGAAATGCTGGTCATGGTCAATGAGGATACTTTAGGTGAGACCTCCACTACCGCCGAGATCAAAAAATACGCCTTCCCGATTCCTCAGCAGGTTGATTCAATACAGCAGGTTAAAATTACTTTTACCAATGATTTTTTTGACTTCGCCCAAAAAGCTGACCGCAACCTCATAGTTGACAGCCTGTTTTTAGACCAAACTTTTGTTCCCAACCGTACCGACGATGTGTACTTTGACCGGAATAAAATTGATGGCTTAAGTACAGAAAGGGCTTACACAAGCCGTGCTGGCTCTGCCGCTGACTATCTGATTGAGCTTGGTATACCCGCTGAAGCTATGTATACCATTGATGCTCCCAATGTAGAATTTAACAGAACCTACACCACTGCTGTGGCTGTGGCTGCATGGATGGAAGAAAACAATTTTCCGGAAAAGCGAATGAACCTTATTTCTGAGAATGCACACGCCAGGCGAAGTTGGATGCTTTTCAAAAAGGCGATGCCAGACAATGTTGAGATTGGTATTATCTCCTCCTCAAGATTTGATGACGATGAGATAAAGTGGTGGAAAAACAAAGGTAAAAGAGCCTATGTATTTAACCAAACTTTAAAGTTTTGGTATGCAGTTATATCATACTTCTTTGTGTAAACATTATTTATGAATAAGCAGTAAGACTTTTTTAAAAAAATAGTATCTTATGGTAGGTACTTTTTTACCTCAACTGTCTGTCTATGAAAAAACTTGTACTGTTTGTTTTCATATCTTCTTTTCATCCCTGGCTTTGGGCACAGGAATTTAACTGGGGGCTTAATGTAGCTCCCGGTATCTCATATCGTATAGGACAAATCAATGGTGTAAGTGACTACGCCCAGTCTGTACAGATTGGGGAAGAACCCATGTACGTATTTGACTTTGGCATAGATATGCGAAAAAATATTACTGAGAAGCTCAGCCTCGGTACAGGGATATATTATTCTCAAAAAGGCTTTTCCAATACCCATGTGGCTGCTGCCTATGACGATCCGCTACTGAGCAGGCGTTATCTACTGGATTTTGTCCAGAACTACCTG
Proteins encoded:
- a CDS encoding OmpA family protein, whose translation is MKKSFSNLLLLLIALLSSTAIHAQRLYFEASKPLSDTLNSNAEESLPIYSEQDSTLFFVRSLYAQNTGGLHSGQDIWYTKKDTAGRWTEPKNDLGKLNNEGNNAIVGISSSGRTVYLLNDYGTENSQQAGLSLSFNREQDWSTPNKISIPGISSKQGNFYSLYMHPSEEVVLISVQLENSLGQEDLYVSTKDPFTNEWSEPVHLGPTINTGGFEISPYLTADKQTLFFSSNGHPGYGNADVFVAHRTDTSWTNWSSPENLGDQINSAGFDAYFTAKEDNEVFFVSNRRGSSADIYTSRIITEEERQRMLAQRVEGGGRGAGMLNQNNSTEIGGLDTETQALLDETRALLDEFNRIKTGDGSNNSNTATSSAGSESGNSSLFASQEMLFQLNSAEIQNKFQNTLNIVIETLRQNPSLKAEIVGHADDTGGKDYNLKLSIDRAIEVKQFLVENGISERRIITYGKGSTQPVSDNQTPEARQKNRRVVISFI
- a CDS encoding purple acid phosphatase family protein, producing the protein MFHSNLIILHNDKHTGVGFLVIGDWGREGSAEQYATANALAKQAFHRQTDFVISTGDNFYENGVESTRDSLWQSSFEKVYTQPSLQIPWYSILGNHDYRSNTSAQILYSQQSARWCMPSRYYSKLMKVNASSDVHFIFTDTTPLIGEYWETENHPDVLMQKPEEQLIWLEKTLAESTAQWKIVVGHHPVFSSSPMHGDTEELVTHFLPLFEEHGVDAYLCGHEHDLQLHKPEGNTMYLVSGAGSEVRETDRKDMTLFSASDQGFAYIYLDHEHMGIAFINSQGETIFDTSHSHATNTLSKALK
- a CDS encoding lytic transglycosylase domain-containing protein; this translates as MEDKSTYYFLSLSLVFIFLYSCSEVNRSISSADISKDSLRRDEPQANAEVEEELTTFDTIISMFAEADSEDNTTPILTASYLDSAANNLFYAQIDTLHQNPYGFEENELVSYPDSVYRKRFANMTSKVNLVFNEQVENFIDLYGIRKKELTERMIGKSMLYFPFIEQALMEKDLPQELKYLTMVESALHADARSNMEAVGLWQIRYRTGKWLGLEINDYLDERRDPYASTRAALNYLDRLHGIYGSWPMALAAYNSGPGNVNKAIVRAGGSHDFWRIREYLPAETRSYVPAFMALVYLNHYPQEHNIRPVFPELPFQAVDTVRVYHEVNFDELAESLEMQEDELEFLNPALIKNIIPSSRAGWPLVLPMHKMATFAKNNQSLTASYPLKDEVRSSAQVLREVVPASDKLKLLEHKVVRGQTMDGISKRYGVSLRQIRDWNAMKDNIIRSGQTLKIYVPASKLASY
- a CDS encoding cytochrome C, coding for MLKVININSALIFFVLSAVFSFCQSPESGNAEMSSDSLQLSQADSIDQATGLVVDEALPLVIGNCTGCHSAKLITQNRASREGWKSMIVWMQETQKLWDLGENEDQILDYLAEHYAAEQTGRRKNLQNIQWYDLETQ
- a CDS encoding sulfite oxidase, which codes for MSTVLGAKIVYADHMPAGLIPAALTENTAPFALEGKHPELVVLNDRPWNVETPPHLLDDPVTAAETLFVRNNGIPPKNIDLSQWTLTIEGESAQKKKVYTLEDLKSKFKNYTYQLTIECGGNGRNEFNPPAKGNQWTTGAVGCPEWTGVKLKDVLKDVGIKDDAVYIGYYGQDTHLSNDPEKVVISRGVPMHKALEDESLIAWALNGKDLPLMNGYPLRLVFGGWPASTSGKWLSRIVIRNQVHDGPKMGGDSYRVPCKPVAPGTKVPEEEMCIIESMPVKSLITYPKTGARIDEGQPLAIRGHAWAGDLSVQAVDYSIDFGASWKSCKLQAPKNRLAWQHWQAEIDFPEKGYYEVWARAKDSEGKMQPMLVPGWNPKGYLNNACHRIAVMVV